The proteins below are encoded in one region of Brassica napus cultivar Da-Ae chromosome A6, Da-Ae, whole genome shotgun sequence:
- the LOC106346066 gene encoding photosystem II 5 kDa protein, chloroplastic, protein MASMTMTSSFLPTVSKLPSTISSSNRRSLTVVKASTSENTTKQEQTMKMRRDLVFTAAAAAVCSLAKVAMAEEEEPKRGTEAAKKKYAPVCVTMPTAKICRN, encoded by the coding sequence ATGGCGTCGATGACCATGACATCTTCATTTCTCCCAACCGTCTCAAAGCTTCCATCAACCATCTCCAGCAGCAACAGACGAAGCCTCACTGTTGTCAAAGCCTCCACGAGCGAGAACACAACCAAGCAAGAACAGACCATGAAGATGAGGAGGGATCTAGTGTTCACAGCTGCAGCTGCGGCCGTGTGCTCCTTAGCCAAGGTGGCCatggcagaagaagaagaacccaaGAGAGGGACAGAAGCAGCCAAGAAAAAGTATGCTCCTGTCTGCGTCACAATGCCTACCGCCAAGATCTGCCGTAACTAA
- the LOC106351083 gene encoding uncharacterized protein LOC106351083, translating into MSFLKVGGENMEIRNGMVGPPAPRILQLPRRHSVRRRNTTSPKKKDQRVKLEALFHQERSFHHEEEGGRRRGKVADGREISRSSPVDEAKWRFQAEMLRSECNLLRVEKEIAVKKMERRRKRMERTLRSAVLTLLSGKQRISEGKKESKALEDEISYLIEKLNELNSPKVKDMEGGNYRHNFDRQASVLRRELEKLDEGEVCVKGIQKMAEASFLVNPNTLLDQNIDTLGSKMEELSKGVFVQAHGENIGCSRHCKALMRKITDQARAEAEQWSQMQEMLSQVRNEMEELQTCRDFWQNRALESDSQIQNLHSSVEGWRRKALSSEAKLRNLEAEVWGLQEEMKRLKKGDKVEAEKNKLPTESEKRVLICRLKENRHSSNGDWSRYSEEKTTKPSCSRPPLREIKNGSVAMRQRSSNVMRM; encoded by the exons ATGTCTTTTTTGAAAGTTGGCGGTGAAAACATGGAGATAAGAAACGGAATGGTGGGCCCTCCTGCGCCGAGGATTCTCCAGCTGCCACGTAGGCATAGCGTTCGGAGAAGGAATACAACATCACCGAAGAAGAAGGATCAGAGAGTGAAGCTGGAGGCTCTGTTTCACCAAGAGAGGTCTTTTCATCACGAGGAGGAGGGAGGGAGGAGAAGAGGGAAAGTTGCAGACGGGAGAGAGATTAGTAGGTCTTCTCCTGTTGATGAAGCCAAGTGGAGGTTTCAGGCGGAGATGTTGAGATCAGAGTGTAATTTACTAAGAGTTGAGAAAGAGATCGctgtgaagaagatggagaggagGAGAAAGCGGATGGAGAGAACGCTTAGATCTGCTGTTCTTACTCTTCTCTCT GGGAAACAGAGGATCTCAGAAGGGAAGAAAGAGAGCAAGGCTCTGGAAGATGAGATTAGCTATTTGATTGAGAAACTCAATGAGTTAAACTCTCCAAAGGTTAAAGACATGGAAGGTGGAAACTACAGACATAACTTTGACAGGCAAGCTTCTGTTTTAAGAAGAGAGCTGGAGAAGTTAGATGAAGGAGAAGTTTGTGTTAAAGGGATTCAGAAAATGGCAGAAGCTAGCTTCTTGGTCAATCCCAACACTCTACTTGATCAAAAT ATAGATACATTGGGTAGTAAAATGGAGGAGTTGTCTAAAGGAGTATTTGTCCAGGCGCATGGGGAAAATATAGGCTGTTCTAGACATTGCAAAGCACTTATGAGGAAGATTACGGATCAAGCAAGAGCAGAAGCAGAGCAATGGTCACAAATGCAAGAAATGCTGAGTCAAGTGAGGAATGAAATGGAGGAACTTCAAACTTGTCGCGATTTCTGGCAAAACAGAGCTCTTGAATCAGATTCTCAGATACAGAATCTACATTCCTCA GTTGAAGGATGGAGGCGGAAGGCTTTGTCATCAGAAGCAAAGTTGAGAAACCTTGAAGCAGAGGTTTGGGGATTACAAGAAGAGATGAAAAGGTTGAAGAAGGGAGATAAGGTAGAAGCAGAGAAGAACAAGTTACCAACAGAGTCTGAGAAGAGAGTGTTGATTTGTAGGCTGAAAGAAAACAGACATAGCAGCAATGGAGATTGGTCTAGGTACAGTGaagaaaaaacaacaaaaccatCGTGCTCAAGACCGCCTTTAAGAGAGATTAAAAACGGTTCAGTGGCAATGAGACAGAGAAGCTCCAATGTCATGAGAATGTAA
- the LOC106346065 gene encoding nifU-like protein 5, mitochondrial — protein MKGMTRFLNSLSRRRAREIFSSPSPLLVSRRPMLISATAQFSTSHGMTYASCYPLKVSSFPLKSISLGVQRRTMFIQTQSTPNPSSLMFSPGKPVMEVGSADFPNSRSAMSSPLAKAIFSIDGVVRVFFGSDFVTVTKSDDVTWDFLKPEVFAVVMDFYSSGQPLFLDSQAAAAKDTAVNDDDSETVAMIKELLETRIRPSVQDDGGDIEYCGFDTETGIVKLRMQGACSGCPSSSVTLKSGIENMLMHYISEVKGVEQEFDGEEEEGTSSGPVE, from the exons ATGAAAGGGATGACGAGGTTTCTGAATTCTCTTTCGCGACGTAGAGCTCGCGAGATCTTTTCTTCGCCTTCTCCTCTTCTGGTTTCACGTCGTCCTATGCTCATCTCGGCGACAGCCCAATTCTCGACGAGTCACGGGATGACTTATGCTTCTTGTTACCCTCTGAAAGTTTCTTCCTTTCCTCTCAAATCGATCTCACTGGGAG TGCAAAGGAGGACAATGTTTATACAAACACAATCAACACCAAACCCTTCGTCTCTGATGTTTAGTCCTGGCAAACCAGTCATGGAAGTAGGAAGCGCAGACTTCCCTAATTCTCGTTCAGCTATGAGTTCACCTTTGGCAAAAGCCATCTTCTCCATTGATG GTGTTGTTAGAGTTTTCTTCGGATCGGATTTTGTCACTGTGACTAAGTCAGACGACGTGACATGGGACTTCCTCAAGCCTGAAGTGTTTGCAGTGGTGATGGACTTCTACTCCTCTGGCCAGCCTTTGTTTTTGGACTCACAAGCTGCAGCTGCCAAGGATACTGCCGTTAACGAC GATGACTCTGAAACTGTAGCAATGATCAAAGAACTTTTGGAGACTCGCATCCGACCATCAGTCCAAGATGATGGAGGAGACATTGAGTATTGTGGGTTTGATAC GGAAACTGGGATAGTTAAGCTTCGGATGCAAGGAGCTTGTAGCGGTTGTCCAAGTTCATCTGTTACTTTGAAATCAGGGATTGAGAATATGCTGATGCATTATATATCCGAG GTCAAAGGTGTTGAGCAAGAGTTTGATGGTGAAGAGGAGGAGGGAACTTCGTCAGGGCCAGTGGAGTAG